From the genome of Methanobrevibacter wolinii SH:
CTTAGAAATTCAATGGTTGTAGGAACTGGAAATAAAAGTGAACTCTTAATAGGTTATTTCACTAAATATGGTGATGGTGGTTGTGATATGGAACCTATTGGGGATATATATAAAACTCAATTAAGGTCTCTTGCAAGAGAATGGAAAATTCCTGAGGAAATTATCATAAAACCTCCAAGAGCTGGATTATGGCCAGGTCAGACTGATGAGGATGAAATTGGATTAAGTTATGAACTTTTAGATTCTGTACTTTATTTAATAGTAGATAAAGACTTATCAAATAAAGACATTATGAATCTAACTAATATTTCAAATGATGAAATTAATAGAATAAGAAATATGATTTTAGGAAGTAGACATAAAGTAGAAGTTCCAGAAAGTCCAATTGTATCAGATAAAATATTTAGTTAAATATACAATAAAAACATTTAAAATTCATTAAATTAATTTTATAAAATTTAATTTAAATAGGTTAAAATATTATTAAACTCTAAATTACTGAATAATTCAAAAAATTTATACTAATGGTGTTAAGTGTGTCAGAAAATATTGAAAAAAAATGGCAAAAAAAATGGCAAGATGCAAAGTTATTTGAGTCAGATCCAAATGATAAAGAAAAA
Proteins encoded in this window:
- a CDS encoding NAD+ synthase produces the protein MYKLPELDEEKVKEEICLFIENKVSKANCEGIVIGLSGGIDSTVSAYLSAQAIGCENVFGIHMYSSTTPKEDTDHARLMARLLEIEYKEINIDKITKEFLKEASKLKDYDENTVKMANGNLKARIRMCLLYYYANLRNSMVVGTGNKSELLIGYFTKYGDGGCDMEPIGDIYKTQLRSLAREWKIPEEIIIKPPRAGLWPGQTDEDEIGLSYELLDSVLYLIVDKDLSNKDIMNLTNISNDEINRIRNMILGSRHKVEVPESPIVSDKIFS